The Naumovozyma dairenensis CBS 421 chromosome 11, complete genome genome includes a window with the following:
- the NDAI0K02990 gene encoding uncharacterized protein has translation MSSSIQLPPIESVFNLNDFEKIAAKVLPEQVYAYYSSSADDEVSYRENHNSFHKIFFKPKILVDVTNIDLTTEILDSQVDIPFYVSATALCGLGNPKGGELDIVKGCADVNVPHMISTFSSFSIEEIAEAKINENQIQWLQLYVNSDRKITHDLIVKAERLGMKALFVTVDAPSAGNRERDARFKFSAAENNGPKVMEKSKDKDATTNGTSRTLSKLIDTSLTWADIETFKKLTNMPIVLKGVQRVDDAIRAAEIGCRGVVLSNHGGRELDFSRPPLEVLAELMPVLRDRGLNKNFDVLIDGGIRRGTDILKALCLGAKGVGIAAPFLYANSLYGSEGVELCTQLLIKELVLSMRLLGVTKLSDLNADFLDLSGLFARAITIPRTTVYHDSLA, from the coding sequence ATGTCCTCTTCTATTCAATTACCTCCAATTGAGTCTgtatttaatttaaatgattttgaaaaaattgctGCTAAGGTTCTCCCAGAACAAGTTTATGCTTATTATTCATCATCTGCAGATGATGAAGTATCATACAGAGAAAATCATAATTCATTCcataaaattttctttaaaccAAAAATTTTGGTGGATGTAACTAACATTGATTTAACCACAGAAATATTAGATTCACAAGTGGACATCCCATTCTATGTTAGTGCTACTGCTTTATGTGGATTAGGTAATCCTAAAGGTGGAGAATTAGATATTGTAAAAGGTTGTGCGGATGTTAACGTTCCTCACATGATATCTactttttcatcattttccatCGAGGAAATTGCTGAggcaaaaataaatgagaatcaaattcaatggTTGCAACTATATGTCAATTCAGATAGGAAAATAACTCATGACTTAATTGTAAAAGCTGAAAGACTAGGTATGAAGGCATTATTCGTTACTGTAGATGCACCTTCTGCTGGTAATAGAGAAAGAGATGcaagattcaaattttctgCTGCTGAAAACAATGGACCTAAAGTAATGGAAAAATCTAAAGATAAGGACGCAACAACCAATGGTACCTCGAGAACACTTTCTAAATTAATAGATACATCTTTAACTTGGGCTGATATTGAAACcttcaagaaattgacTAATATGCCAATAGTCTTAAAAGGTGTCCAAAGAGTTGACGATGCTATTAGAGCCGCCGAAATCGGGTGTAGAGGTGTTGTTTTATCCAATCATGGTGGTAGAGAATTAGATTTCTCGAGACCACCATTAGAGGTTTTGGCTGAATTAATGCCAGTCTTGAGAGATCGTGGACTAAATAAAAACTTTGATGTTCTAATTGACGGTGGTATTCGTCGAGGTACAGATATTTTAAAGGCATTGTGTTTAGGTGCAAAGGGTGTTGGTATTGCCGCCCCCTTCTTATATGCAAACTCCTTATACGGATCAGAAGGTGTTGAATTATGTACACAGCTcttaattaaagaattagTTCTCTCTATGAGATTATTGGGAGTTACCAAGCTAAGCGATTTAAATGCGGATTTCTTAGATTTATCTGGTTTATTTGCAAGGGCAATTACTATACCAAGAACTACAGTATACCACGACTCTTTAGCTTAA